The Hypanus sabinus isolate sHypSab1 chromosome 3, sHypSab1.hap1, whole genome shotgun sequence genome contains a region encoding:
- the LOC132391675 gene encoding uncharacterized protein LOC132391675 isoform X5, protein MRGSAGLSPSSCWGGPPSGGRLVHGSSFNFVCLGTASEPLVYFPSGYTDPPAQAGDSGSTLCDSNIDSELPVMNADMEVIDPESQVELEEKTRLINQVLELQHTLEGYLGRDPKHPGPWHLGDKLPSEFLSCVHRIACLTP, encoded by the exons ATGAGAGGCAGCGCCGGCCTCTCCCCATCTTCCTGTTGGGGCGGCCCTCCCTCTGGTGGCCGCCTTGTTCATGGCAGTTCTTTCAATTTCGTCTGTCTCGGAACTGCCTCGGAGCCGCTTGTTTACTTCCCGTCCGGATACACCGATCCGCCGGCGCAGGCAG GGGATTCTGGatcaacactctgtgattcaaaTATTGACAGTGAACTGCCTGTGATGAATGCTGATATGGAAG TAATTGACCCCGAGAGTCAAGTAGAATTAGAAGAGAAGACACGGCTGATTAATCAAGTTTTGGAGCTTCAACATACTTTAGAAG gatatcttggacgcgatccaaaacatcctggaccctggcacctgggagacaagctaccatctgagtttctttcctgcgtccacagaattgcctgtctgaccccgtAA